In [Phormidium] sp. ETS-05, the genomic window TGGATTCTTGGGTGGGCAAAAATAAATTATAATTGCCGCTCATTCCCCCCACAACATAGAGATTCATCGGCTCGTCAAACCCTTTGGGTTGGACGGTGATTTTTTCATCAACTATGGGGCGGTGGGCAAGTTCTTGCAGGGTATTTTCTGAAATTATGACTTGACCGCCAACGGTGTAAGACTCGATGCGGGAAACTAGGTTAACGTCATTGCCGATCGCGGTGTAACTGGCGTGTTTTTGGGAGCCGATGTTACCGACGACTACCTCGCCGGTGTGGATGCCAATCCCCATTTCTATTTGGGGTAGGTTTAAGCGGGCTAATTTTTGGTTGACTGATTCCATTGCTAGCTGCATGGCTATGGCGCAAGCTACGGCTCTTTCTGCATCATCTGGGCGGCTGGTGGGAGCGCCGAATAACACCATAATTGCATCGCCGATAAATTTGTCTATTGTCCCGTAATATTCGGTGATAATATCCGCCATCGCTTCTAGGTAGATGTTGAGCATCATCACCACTTTTTCTGGTGGTAGGGGTTTGGATATGGAGGTAAAACCACGCAAATCTGATAGTAAAATTGTTACTTTGCGGTTTTCGCCCCCCAGTTTTAAGCCTTCGGGATTTTCCAGTAAAATTGCGACTACTTCATCGTTGACATAGCGGCCAAAAGCCTTGCGGATATCCCCAGCAGAACGGGCAATATGGATGGAAATGGCGGTTGTGGAGAGGGACAACGCTAGCATCGGCGGTACTACGGGCAACCACCAACCGGCGACAAAAGCTCCGTAGGTGCTGGCTAGTAAGCTGCCGCCAGCAAACAAAAATCTAAACAGAGTTTGGCGCAAGATGTTGCTCACGGCGTCGGAAAATCGCAATTTCCAATTTAGACTGGCTCCGGTACATGACCAGAGAAAAATCCACAACAATTCTATGTGTTCTGACCAACTGTGGAGGATTGGTCGATCGTCTAAAACGGCACTGAGAATTTGGCTGGTTAGGTTGGCGTGAATTTCCACGCCGGATGTGGGTTGGGGGAGGGTGACTAAGCCGCTGCTATAGGGGGTGAAAAATAAATCTTGGAGGCTTTCGGCGGTGGAACCGATGAAGACGATCCGATCGCGCATCAATCCGGGCTCAATTTTTCCCGCTAACACGTCCCCCATCGATACCATTCGGTACGGGCAGCGATTTTTCACCACCCGGCAAGATGGTCCCCGGAAATTCAGCAGCACTTGATAGCCATCAGCATTTGCCCGCACATAACCGCCATCGTTAGTGGAGAAAGGCGGGAAAATTGTTTGCCCTAGTTTGACAAATTGCTCCTCTGTCAGCTCTGGTTGGATGCCTTTGGTGGCTTCTAAATACATCCATGCCAGTTTAAATGGCAGGCTGAAAGCGATGTTTCCCGATTTGTCTGTGAGATAGAGAAATCCCCGCCGCACTTTGCCGTCCGCATCGAGGAGGAAATCATTGGCAGCGACTTGTCCTTTTTCTGCCAATATGGCTGGGGGGTTGACGCCGAACGTGTCGGCTTCTCCTACGACTTTTTTGATGCCAATTAGGTTGGGGTTGGACTGGTAAACTTTTTCCAGAGCCTCTTTACCTGGTTCTACCGGTAAATCGCGGTAAATGTCCAGACCGATCGCCCGTGGTTCCTGGGCCTCTATTTTGGTCAGCAGTTCTGCCAGTACCGCATCGGGGATGGGCCATTTGCCAATTTTGCGGATGTCTGACTCTTCTATCCCCACCACCACCAGGCGATCGTCCATCATTTCCACCGGACGCCAGCGAAAATATTGGTCCAGGGCCGCCCACTCCCATAGTTGCAGCAAGCCGAGCGATCGGAGGGCAATCACAAAAACCGCCACCGCCGGAGCCGCCACCAGCAGCCCCCGCCATTTCCAAATCTCTTGTTTCAGGAAATGTTTTAGCCCCATTAATCAATGCCACAACTCACGTGCATCCTTAGATTTTAGATTTTAGTTGGCCAATTTAGTGCTAATAAATACCAATTAGCCGATAGCTGATAGTATTTAACATTAACTCAGTTTATAGGGTGGGCAGTGCCAGCAGTACCATTCATGGAAAAGTAAAATTATTGCGGCACTACCCACCCTACAAACTAATTGCAGATTACCAACGTCTCACCACTTGGATGAACTGGCAACAAATATTTACCATCATTCTCATCCCGATAAAAATTATCAGGAAATTTACAGATGTTACCAATCACAATTATGTGATAAATAAAAGTTATTAAACAACCCACCAATAAAATGGGCTGATTTTATTTAGATTATTTTAATACCCGAACCACTAAAGCCCCTTGACAATACCACAGCCGGTGATATTTAATAAAGATATAGCCCGCAAATTAATCTATTTCAGCCTAGCCTCAATAAAAATAGCTCACCACAAATGGTCAAGGGAAAATGACTAATCGTCAATACATCTGGACCCAACAAATCGGCGGTAGCGGTTCAGACTCAGCCAACAGCATCGCCGTAGATAGTGAAAACCACATTATCGTCACTGGTGAATTCAGTCAGAGCATCGACATCGACGGTGACGGCAATCTAGACTTAGTTTCCGCCGGGGAACAGGATGCCTATATTGCCAAATTTAATCCTGATAGTACCCTAGTTTGGGCTAAAAGTATCGGCGGTATTGATGTAGACTCAGCCGACAGCATCGCCACAGATAGTAATGACAACATTATCGTCGCTGGTGAATTCAGTCAGAGCATCGACATCGACGGTGACGGCAATCCCGACCTAGTTTCCGCCGGGGAAAGGGATGCCTATATTGCCAAATTTAATCCTGATAGTACCCTAGTTTGGGCTAAAAGTATCGGCGGTATTGAGTCAGACTCAGGCAACAGCATCGCCGTAGATAGGGAAAACAATCTTATCATTACTGGTGAATTCAGCCAGAGTATCGACATCAACGGTAACGGCAATCCCGACCTAGTTTCCGCTGGGGCAAGTGATGCCTATATTGCCAAATTTAATCCCGACAGTACCCTAGTTTGGGCTAAAAGTATCGGCGGTGATAATGGAGCCTATGCAGATAAAATTGTCATAGATAGAGCCGGTAATTCCATAGTGATGGGGAGTTTTGACGGGAGCATCGACTTTACCGGAGATGGCAATCCTGACATCGTAATTAATGCCGTGGATCCACCTCCGTTTGTCTCCCCATTCCAATCGTTAGCTTCTAGTCGAGATTATATCGCCAAATTTAACTCTAATGGTAACTTAGTTTGGGTGCAAGATTTTCAAGCCACAGATTTTGGCTCTTTGAATGATATCGCCGTAGATAGTTCTGGCAATATCTACACCACAGGCAGCCTCACCGTTTCACCGAGACTCCTCCTATATACTCCATTTATCGCTAAATTCAATGGCGATCGCTCTCTGGCTTGGAGGCACAGCTTAGACGGCGGCTTCGGTGGTTATGGCAATGTTATTACTGTGGATGAATCTGACCAACTTCTTGCTACAGGCAGTTTTTCTTCCAGTATTAATCTCAACGGTTTAACCCTAGATGATCCTAACTATCTAAAAGATACTTATCTAGCTAAATTTGATAGTAATGGTACGGGTATATCGGCAATAGGCATTGGAGTTGATTTGGATAACGCCGCTGATATCACCACAGATAATGATGGCAACATTATCATCACGGGTAGTTTTTTCTACCCCAGTTCTGACTACGAAATGGTTCCCGTGGGAGAAGGGGATGGTTATATTGTCAAAATTGCGGAAAATTCACTGGAAGCATCAGAACCGTTGTCAATGCCACCGCCGCCAGTAGTCACCTTTGATGTGGCTGCTACTATTGAAGGGTCGGCACAAAATGATATTTTTCTTGGGGATAATCGTCCTAATGTCATTAAAGGTGGGGATGGTAATGATTTGCTGATTGGACTGGGTGGTAATGATACGATCGTCGGGGGGACGGGAGGCGATCGGCCTGATAGCGATAACGACATTATTGCCGGAAATGCTGGTAATGATTTACTCCAGGGCAACCAGGGTAACGATACCATCCAAGGTGATGAAGGTGATGATATCATTCACGGCGGCAAAGATAATGATTTCCTCTGGGGTGACTTCGGCAGTGATACCATCATGGGAGATAATGGTAATGATATCATCTATGGTGGGCTGAAATATTTCAACCGCTCTGATACTGACCAGGGTGA contains:
- a CDS encoding adenylate/guanylate cyclase domain-containing protein yields the protein MGLKHFLKQEIWKWRGLLVAAPAVAVFVIALRSLGLLQLWEWAALDQYFRWRPVEMMDDRLVVVGIEESDIRKIGKWPIPDAVLAELLTKIEAQEPRAIGLDIYRDLPVEPGKEALEKVYQSNPNLIGIKKVVGEADTFGVNPPAILAEKGQVAANDFLLDADGKVRRGFLYLTDKSGNIAFSLPFKLAWMYLEATKGIQPELTEEQFVKLGQTIFPPFSTNDGGYVRANADGYQVLLNFRGPSCRVVKNRCPYRMVSMGDVLAGKIEPGLMRDRIVFIGSTAESLQDLFFTPYSSGLVTLPQPTSGVEIHANLTSQILSAVLDDRPILHSWSEHIELLWIFLWSCTGASLNWKLRFSDAVSNILRQTLFRFLFAGGSLLASTYGAFVAGWWLPVVPPMLALSLSTTAISIHIARSAGDIRKAFGRYVNDEVVAILLENPEGLKLGGENRKVTILLSDLRGFTSISKPLPPEKVVMMLNIYLEAMADIITEYYGTIDKFIGDAIMVLFGAPTSRPDDAERAVACAIAMQLAMESVNQKLARLNLPQIEMGIGIHTGEVVVGNIGSQKHASYTAIGNDVNLVSRIESYTVGGQVIISENTLQELAHRPIVDEKITVQPKGFDEPMNLYVVGGMSGNYNLFLPTQESNMILLKEEIRVVYTILDGKHISNQQHYGSLVKFSFKGAQMRGENLIEIFSNIKINLIQSKTESQVGGDLYAKVVGKSKEGDGFWFALHQYHRL
- a CDS encoding SBBP repeat-containing protein, with the protein product MTNRQYIWTQQIGGSGSDSANSIAVDSENHIIVTGEFSQSIDIDGDGNLDLVSAGEQDAYIAKFNPDSTLVWAKSIGGIDVDSADSIATDSNDNIIVAGEFSQSIDIDGDGNPDLVSAGERDAYIAKFNPDSTLVWAKSIGGIESDSGNSIAVDRENNLIITGEFSQSIDINGNGNPDLVSAGASDAYIAKFNPDSTLVWAKSIGGDNGAYADKIVIDRAGNSIVMGSFDGSIDFTGDGNPDIVINAVDPPPFVSPFQSLASSRDYIAKFNSNGNLVWVQDFQATDFGSLNDIAVDSSGNIYTTGSLTVSPRLLLYTPFIAKFNGDRSLAWRHSLDGGFGGYGNVITVDESDQLLATGSFSSSINLNGLTLDDPNYLKDTYLAKFDSNGTGISAIGIGVDLDNAADITTDNDGNIIITGSFFYPSSDYEMVPVGEGDGYIVKIAENSLEASEPLSMPPPPVVTFDVAATIEGSAQNDIFLGDNRPNVIKGGDGNDLLIGLGGNDTIVGGTGGDRPDSDNDIIAGNAGNDLLQGNQGNDTIQGDEGDDIIHGGKDNDFLWGDFGSDTIMGDNGNDIIYGGLKYFNRSDTDQGDVLYGGSGNDVIFGNQGNDSISGGDGDDTLYGGQDDDWLFGDDRDDILSGDKGNDTLTGGGGSDIFRVMAGYGTDVITDFTDGEDKIWLAGGLTFSQLSLFLSANGDTVISDGTESIAIIDGVNLGLINDDNFIVID